A genomic region of Jeotgalibacillus haloalkalitolerans contains the following coding sequences:
- the perR gene encoding peroxide-responsive transcriptional repressor PerR — protein MAVSEVQLRDALDSLKGTGVRITPQRHAILEYLVGAMSHPTADEIYKALEGKFPNMSVATVYNNLRVFREVGLVKELTYGDSSSRFDFVTTDHYHAICEECGKIVDFHYPGLDEVEHLASHVTGFKVNNHRMEVYGTCKECEAKSAAH, from the coding sequence ATGGCGGTGTCAGAAGTGCAGTTAAGAGATGCATTAGATTCACTGAAAGGGACTGGAGTACGTATTACTCCTCAGCGTCATGCGATTTTGGAGTATCTGGTAGGCGCTATGTCACACCCGACAGCTGATGAGATTTATAAAGCACTAGAAGGTAAGTTTCCTAACATGAGTGTGGCAACCGTTTATAACAATCTGCGCGTATTTCGTGAAGTAGGACTTGTAAAAGAACTTACTTACGGAGATTCTTCAAGTCGTTTTGATTTTGTCACCACTGATCATTATCACGCGATTTGTGAAGAGTGCGGAAAAATTGTTGATTTCCATTATCCTGGTCTGGATGAGGTTGAGCATCTGGCTTCTCACGTAACAGGTTTTAAAGTAAATAATCACCGCATGGAAGTATACGGCACATGTAAAGAGTGCGAAGCAAAGTCTGCCGCACATTAA
- a CDS encoding AbgT family transporter — MDATKKRGFFTKGLDGIERVGNKLPHPVTLFFLFAAMVVLASALGSALGWTVENAEGEEIAVFNLLSSEGILYMFESAVSNFTGFAPLGTVLVTMLGIGIAERSGLISAALKALVTSVPKQLLTAALVFGGIMSSMAADAGYVVLTPLGAVLFAGLGRHPLAGLAAAFAGVSAGFSANLLVTSLDPLLGDLTIAAAATVDAGYAEGMNILMNYYFMIASVVLLTVAGTFVTEKIVEPRLGTYKGTYAGEEGEDMTTVRPEEKKGLWAALISIIVTSALIALLVVPSWGPLRAGLPNDDILNAPFFQTLVPILFIFFLIPGLVYGLVTKKIKNDTDVADQMGDTMATMGMYIVLAFAAGQFVAYFNTSNLGQIFAYNAAGWLSDAGLDGMLLVLAFMFVVGVINLFIGSSSAKWAFMAPVFVPIMMQLGYAPEFTQVLYRIADSTTNIISPLMPYFAIVIAFAQKYDKKVGIGTLIATMIPYTIVFSIVWVIMLLVFMYTGIDLGPGANVFYDN, encoded by the coding sequence ATGGACGCTACAAAAAAGCGAGGTTTTTTTACCAAAGGGCTTGATGGAATCGAGCGCGTTGGTAACAAGCTTCCTCATCCAGTAACGCTGTTCTTTCTTTTTGCAGCGATGGTCGTATTAGCTTCAGCACTTGGTTCAGCATTAGGCTGGACTGTTGAAAATGCTGAAGGTGAAGAGATTGCAGTTTTTAATCTCTTAAGCTCCGAAGGTATTCTGTATATGTTTGAGTCAGCAGTATCAAACTTTACAGGATTCGCACCACTCGGAACTGTACTTGTTACAATGCTTGGTATTGGTATTGCTGAAAGATCAGGTCTGATCTCAGCAGCACTGAAAGCACTTGTTACATCAGTACCTAAACAACTGTTAACAGCAGCACTTGTATTCGGCGGTATCATGTCATCAATGGCTGCTGATGCAGGTTATGTTGTACTTACTCCGCTTGGAGCGGTACTATTCGCTGGTCTTGGCCGTCATCCGCTGGCTGGTCTTGCAGCAGCATTTGCCGGTGTATCAGCAGGTTTCTCTGCAAACCTTTTGGTTACATCACTCGATCCGCTTTTAGGTGATCTGACAATTGCAGCAGCAGCTACAGTTGATGCAGGTTATGCTGAAGGCATGAATATTCTGATGAACTACTACTTTATGATCGCTTCAGTTGTCCTGCTGACAGTTGCAGGTACATTTGTTACAGAAAAAATCGTAGAACCGCGCCTTGGCACTTACAAAGGTACTTATGCAGGTGAAGAAGGCGAAGATATGACAACGGTTCGTCCTGAAGAGAAAAAAGGTCTTTGGGCGGCACTTATTTCAATCATCGTAACCTCAGCACTGATTGCGCTTCTTGTTGTTCCATCATGGGGACCTCTTCGTGCAGGGCTTCCGAATGACGATATTCTGAATGCACCGTTCTTCCAGACGCTTGTGCCAATTCTATTTATCTTCTTCCTGATTCCAGGACTTGTATACGGACTTGTAACGAAGAAGATTAAAAACGATACTGATGTTGCAGATCAAATGGGCGACACGATGGCGACAATGGGTATGTACATTGTGCTTGCATTTGCAGCAGGTCAGTTTGTTGCTTACTTCAACACTAGTAATCTCGGTCAGATCTTTGCGTATAACGCAGCAGGCTGGTTAAGTGATGCGGGTCTTGATGGTATGCTACTCGTACTTGCCTTTATGTTCGTCGTTGGTGTGATCAACCTCTTTATCGGTTCATCATCTGCCAAATGGGCATTCATGGCACCGGTATTTGTTCCGATTATGATGCAGCTTGGATATGCACCTGAATTCACGCAGGTACTTTACCGTATCGCAGATTCAACAACAAACATTATTTCACCGCTGATGCCATACTTCGCAATCGTCATTGCATTTGCTCAGAAGTATGATAAGAAAGTTGGAATCGGTACACTGATTGCAACAATGATTCCTTATACAATTGTATTTTCTATTGTATGGGTCATCATGCTGCTTGTATTTATGTACACTGGTATTGATCTTGGACCAGGTGCAAATGTATTCTATGATAACTAA
- the fabL gene encoding enoyl-[acyl-carrier-protein] reductase FabL, which yields MTNKVALVTGSSRGVGKAAAIALAEKGYDIVINYARSKKAAQETAAQIEEMGRKVLIVRANVGDNEKIKYMFEQVKEHFGRLDVFINNAASGVLRPAMELEESHWNWTMNINSKALLFCAQEAVKLMPEDGGRIVSISSLGSIRYLDNYTTVGVSKAALEALTRYLAVELAPKKIVVNAVSGGAIDTEALTHFPNREELLEDARSKTPAGRMVEIDDIVKTILFLVSDDSSMICGQTIIVDGGRSLLV from the coding sequence ATGACAAACAAAGTAGCTTTAGTAACAGGAAGCAGCAGAGGTGTAGGGAAAGCAGCCGCAATTGCACTGGCTGAAAAAGGATATGATATCGTCATCAACTATGCAAGAAGCAAAAAAGCAGCACAGGAAACAGCAGCACAGATTGAGGAAATGGGACGTAAAGTTCTGATTGTCCGTGCGAATGTTGGAGATAATGAAAAGATTAAATATATGTTCGAGCAGGTAAAAGAGCATTTCGGCAGACTTGATGTATTCATTAATAATGCTGCTTCAGGCGTTCTCCGTCCGGCGATGGAGCTTGAAGAATCCCACTGGAACTGGACAATGAACATTAATAGTAAGGCGCTGTTATTCTGTGCACAGGAAGCAGTAAAGCTGATGCCGGAAGATGGTGGAAGAATCGTCAGCATTTCATCACTTGGTTCAATCCGCTACCTGGATAATTACACAACAGTCGGCGTTTCAAAGGCAGCGCTTGAAGCATTAACACGCTACCTGGCAGTAGAGCTTGCACCTAAAAAAATTGTTGTAAATGCCGTATCCGGTGGCGCGATTGATACAGAAGCACTGACCCATTTCCCGAATCGGGAGGAGCTTCTTGAGGATGCAAGAAGTAAAACACCGGCAGGCAGAATGGTTGAAATTGATGATATCGTGAAGACGATTCTGTTCCTGGTATCAGATGATTCATCCATGATCTGCGGTCAGACAATCATTGTAGACGGCGGAAGATCACTTCTTGTGTAA
- the bcp gene encoding thioredoxin-dependent thiol peroxidase, with protein sequence MTAEKGQKAPDFKLKTQDGSEVSLSDFKGKKQVVLYFYPKDMTPGCTTQACDFRDHHESFEELDAVILGISPDPEEKHKKFADKHDLPFTLLVDEDHKVAEDYGVWQLKKNFGKEYMGIVRSTFAIDKDGTILNEWRGVRVKGHVEETLQYLRDNT encoded by the coding sequence ATGACTGCAGAAAAAGGACAGAAAGCACCTGATTTCAAGCTGAAAACACAGGATGGATCTGAAGTTTCCCTGTCTGATTTTAAAGGGAAAAAGCAGGTGGTTCTTTATTTTTATCCGAAAGATATGACACCAGGATGTACAACGCAGGCCTGTGACTTCAGAGATCACCATGAGTCATTTGAAGAGCTGGATGCCGTGATCTTAGGAATCAGCCCGGATCCTGAGGAAAAACACAAAAAGTTTGCTGATAAACATGATCTGCCTTTCACATTACTTGTGGATGAAGACCACAAAGTTGCTGAAGATTATGGCGTATGGCAGCTCAAGAAAAATTTCGGAAAAGAATACATGGGTATTGTGCGTTCAACCTTTGCAATTGATAAGGATGGCACCATTTTAAATGAATGGCGCGGCGTGAGAGTAAAGGGGCACGTCGAAGAGACACTTCAATATTTGAGAGATAATACTTAA
- a CDS encoding YgzB family protein translates to MAKTYSNKINKIRSFALALIFIGVIVMYGGIFFRDNPIVMLIFITLGMLSILFSMVVYFWIGMLSTKAVVVTCPNCEKQTKVLGRVDMCMYCREPLTLDPNLEGKEFSEDYNKKKKESAQN, encoded by the coding sequence ATGGCAAAAACTTATTCAAATAAAATTAATAAAATCCGTTCCTTTGCACTCGCCCTGATCTTTATCGGTGTGATTGTCATGTATGGCGGAATTTTCTTCAGAGATAACCCGATTGTTATGCTGATTTTCATTACGCTTGGTATGCTTTCTATTTTATTTAGTATGGTGGTATACTTCTGGATCGGAATGCTGTCGACTAAAGCGGTCGTCGTCACCTGTCCAAATTGTGAGAAACAGACAAAGGTACTTGGGCGCGTGGATATGTGTATGTACTGCCGGGAGCCTCTAACACTTGATCCGAACCTTGAGGGCAAGGAATTCAGTGAGGATTATAATAAAAAGAAAAAAGAATCAGCTCAAAACTAA
- a CDS encoding YgaB family protein → MNAFKEKVYQQMETAKELLHLYAELEKKKKMRDFLMKMEIHDSAEQLHVQLQELDCRLKDVQEMFDQQMNEVVNTPAE, encoded by the coding sequence ATGAATGCATTTAAAGAAAAGGTCTATCAGCAAATGGAAACCGCAAAAGAACTGCTGCACCTGTATGCAGAACTGGAGAAGAAGAAGAAGATGAGAGATTTTCTGATGAAGATGGAAATTCATGATTCAGCAGAACAGCTCCACGTTCAGCTTCAGGAGCTGGATTGCAGACTGAAAGACGTACAGGAAATGTTTGATCAGCAGATGAATGAAGTCGTCAACACCCCAGCAGAATAG
- a CDS encoding FUSC family protein, which produces MSYVKKGLILYMKLGARVLKTGIAIVLALFLAEQLGLPTPIFAGIAAAFVVQPTIYRSFVSILEHIQANVIGAVVAIVFVLLFGNDVVVIGFAAVIAITIILKLRIESTIGLALVTLIAIMEVQNEDFITFALLRFAAIILGVLSSFIVNLIFLPPKYENRLFHHISTTTDDMIKWIRLSTRHATEHQLLKKDIEKFKERLMKIDQIYLLYKEERGIIKKNSVAKTRKLVVYRQMISTERRSFEILKRLHRFENDIHHVPESLQLIIQEQLDCLMSYHEQLLMRFAGKIKPAIDNEQINHTCMNHKELTDIFMKEVNKARDEEENSGYHLLHVLSAMLEYEEHLSHLDTLIASMQCYHQEDQEVQLQERDI; this is translated from the coding sequence GTGAGTTACGTAAAGAAAGGACTTATTTTATACATGAAGCTTGGAGCCCGCGTATTAAAAACGGGAATTGCAATTGTCCTTGCTCTCTTTTTAGCTGAACAGCTCGGCCTGCCGACTCCGATTTTTGCCGGGATCGCAGCGGCGTTTGTCGTTCAGCCGACAATCTACCGTTCATTTGTCTCAATTCTTGAGCATATTCAGGCAAATGTCATCGGTGCAGTGGTTGCGATTGTTTTTGTATTACTTTTTGGCAATGATGTTGTCGTCATCGGTTTTGCTGCTGTCATTGCGATTACAATCATTTTGAAATTGCGGATTGAATCGACCATTGGTCTGGCGCTTGTTACACTGATTGCGATTATGGAAGTGCAGAATGAGGATTTCATCACTTTTGCATTACTGAGATTTGCAGCCATCATACTTGGTGTATTGTCATCATTTATTGTTAATCTTATTTTTTTACCGCCTAAGTATGAAAACAGACTGTTCCACCATATCTCAACAACAACTGACGATATGATCAAATGGATCAGACTGAGTACACGTCACGCTACTGAGCACCAGCTGCTTAAAAAGGATATTGAAAAGTTTAAAGAACGATTAATGAAGATTGATCAGATTTATCTTTTATATAAAGAAGAGCGCGGGATTATTAAAAAGAATTCCGTTGCAAAGACCAGAAAACTGGTTGTATACCGTCAGATGATTTCTACCGAGAGAAGAAGCTTTGAAATCCTGAAGCGGCTGCATCGTTTTGAAAATGATATTCATCATGTACCAGAATCACTGCAGCTCATTATTCAGGAGCAGCTAGATTGCCTGATGAGTTATCACGAACAGTTACTCATGCGGTTTGCCGGTAAAATTAAGCCTGCCATTGATAATGAACAGATTAATCATACGTGCATGAACCATAAAGAATTAACGGATATCTTTATGAAGGAAGTTAACAAAGCACGTGATGAAGAAGAAAATAGCGGGTATCACCTGCTACATGTACTGTCTGCGATGCTTGAATATGAAGAGCATCTTTCTCACCTTGATACGCTGATTGCATCGATGCAGTGTTATCATCAGGAGGACCAGGAAGTGCAATTACAGGAACGCGATATATAA
- a CDS encoding ABC transporter ATP-binding protein — translation MDSIKRYMKFVAPYKWQIIFTLIIGVIKFAIPLLIPVLIQYVIDDIVNGDMSADEKLNQLYWIIGGAMILFVVMRPPVEYYRQYFAQWTSNKILFDIRDQLFSHLQKLSFKYYANTRAGEVISRVINDVEQTKNFVMTGLMNLWLDVATILIAVGIMLSYDVKLTLVSLIVFPLYAFSVQYFFGRLRSLTRYRSQALAEVQGYLHERVQGMSVIKSFAVEPHEQKQFDQRNGNFLDKAIDQTKWNAKAFAVVNTITDIAPLIVIGYAGYSVINGDLTLGVMVAFIAYVERLYNPLRRLVNSSTTLVQSIASMDRVFELVDEKYDVDDKPDAKEVMNVRGEVVFDHVSFTYDEKEEDVLKDVHLHVRAGETVAFVGMSGGGKSTIVSLIPRFYDVTKGRVLLDGTDIRDVQARSLRNQIGMVLQDNILFSESVMMNIKMGNPEATDEEVIEAAKAANAHHFIMELPEGYHTKVGERGVKLSGGQKQRVAIARVFLKNPPILIMDEATSALDLESEQLIQDSIEKLAKDRTTFIVAHRLSTITHADRIILINHGQIAESGSHHQLMEKKGLYYNLFQVQQLGE, via the coding sequence ATGGACAGTATAAAAAGATATATGAAATTCGTTGCGCCATACAAATGGCAGATCATCTTTACACTGATCATAGGTGTAATCAAATTTGCCATTCCCCTGTTAATACCGGTACTGATTCAATATGTCATTGATGATATTGTGAACGGGGATATGAGCGCAGATGAAAAACTGAACCAGCTATACTGGATTATAGGCGGGGCGATGATCCTGTTTGTGGTAATGCGTCCGCCAGTTGAGTATTACAGACAGTACTTTGCACAATGGACAAGTAATAAGATTCTGTTTGATATCAGAGATCAGCTGTTTTCACACCTGCAGAAGTTGAGTTTCAAGTATTATGCTAATACACGTGCAGGTGAAGTTATTTCCCGGGTAATCAATGATGTCGAACAGACAAAAAACTTTGTCATGACAGGACTGATGAACCTTTGGCTTGATGTTGCAACCATTCTGATTGCAGTAGGGATTATGCTCAGCTATGATGTGAAGCTGACGTTGGTTTCACTGATCGTTTTCCCGCTATATGCATTTTCAGTACAATACTTTTTCGGCAGACTTCGTTCATTAACGCGTTATCGTTCTCAGGCACTTGCAGAGGTACAGGGATACCTTCATGAACGGGTGCAGGGAATGAGCGTGATCAAAAGTTTTGCAGTTGAACCGCATGAACAAAAGCAGTTTGATCAGCGTAATGGTAACTTTTTGGATAAGGCAATTGATCAGACAAAGTGGAATGCAAAAGCGTTTGCCGTTGTGAATACCATTACGGATATTGCACCACTGATTGTGATTGGGTATGCAGGATACAGTGTAATCAACGGCGACCTGACACTTGGTGTGATGGTTGCATTCATCGCTTACGTTGAGCGTTTATACAATCCGCTCAGAAGACTTGTAAACAGCTCAACAACACTCGTTCAATCAATCGCATCAATGGATCGCGTATTTGAACTCGTTGATGAAAAGTATGATGTGGATGATAAACCTGATGCGAAAGAAGTTATGAATGTCAGAGGCGAAGTCGTCTTTGACCATGTTTCTTTCACTTATGATGAAAAAGAAGAAGATGTCTTAAAAGATGTTCACCTTCATGTGCGTGCCGGGGAAACGGTTGCGTTTGTCGGTATGAGTGGAGGCGGTAAGTCTACCATTGTCAGTCTGATCCCACGATTTTATGATGTAACAAAAGGAAGAGTGCTGCTTGATGGCACTGATATCCGTGATGTTCAGGCGCGTAGCCTGAGAAATCAGATCGGAATGGTTCTCCAGGATAATATTCTTTTCAGTGAATCGGTTATGATGAATATTAAAATGGGAAATCCTGAAGCAACCGATGAAGAAGTGATTGAAGCGGCAAAAGCAGCAAATGCCCACCACTTTATTATGGAACTTCCGGAAGGCTATCATACAAAAGTGGGAGAGAGAGGTGTGAAGCTCTCGGGCGGTCAGAAGCAGCGGGTTGCCATTGCCAGAGTATTTCTTAAAAATCCGCCAATCCTGATTATGGATGAAGCAACTTCAGCGCTGGACCTTGAAAGTGAGCAGCTGATTCAGGATTCAATTGAAAAGCTCGCAAAAGACCGCACCACTTTTATTGTGGCACACAGATTATCAACGATTACCCATGCAGACCGGATTATTCTCATTAATCACGGGCAGATTGCAGAAAGTGGATCACACCACCAGCTGATGGAGAAAAAGGGTCTATACTATAACCTGTTTCAGGTACAACAGCTCGGTGAATAA
- a CDS encoding gamma-type small acid-soluble spore protein, with the protein MKKQPNKTQAGTNVEKVKQQNAGAFAEEFASETNAAEVKQQNKQSEANKGNQNQQNNR; encoded by the coding sequence ATGAAAAAACAGCCAAACAAAACACAAGCCGGCACTAACGTTGAAAAAGTAAAGCAGCAAAATGCAGGTGCATTTGCTGAAGAGTTCGCTTCAGAAACAAATGCTGCAGAAGTGAAGCAGCAGAACAAGCAATCTGAAGCTAATAAAGGAAACCAGAACCAGCAGAATAACCGCTAA
- the ntdP gene encoding nucleoside tri-diphosphate phosphatase, whose protein sequence is MTLPVEGQSIQIHSYKHDGLIHRVWQETTVLKGTRNIVIGGNDRTIVTESDGRTWLTREPAICYFHAEHWFNIICMLREDGVYYYCNLSSPFVYEDKAVKYIDYDLDIKVYPDMSYTLLDEDEYEEHRKLMGYPPVIDRILQRNVDKLIRWIKQRRGPFAPDFIDVWHSRYQFQKRYRLKE, encoded by the coding sequence ATGACGCTACCAGTAGAAGGGCAGAGTATACAAATACACAGCTACAAACATGATGGGCTCATTCACCGGGTCTGGCAGGAAACGACTGTCCTTAAAGGAACAAGAAATATTGTCATCGGAGGAAATGACCGTACAATTGTGACGGAATCCGACGGACGTACATGGCTGACGAGAGAGCCTGCGATCTGTTACTTTCACGCGGAACACTGGTTTAATATTATTTGTATGCTCCGGGAAGACGGGGTTTATTATTACTGCAACTTAAGTTCACCATTTGTATATGAGGATAAGGCAGTGAAATATATTGATTATGATCTTGATATTAAAGTATATCCTGACATGTCATATACACTGCTTGATGAAGATGAGTATGAAGAACACAGGAAGCTGATGGGATATCCGCCGGTGATCGACAGAATTCTTCAGCGTAATGTTGATAAATTGATTCGCTGGATTAAGCAAAGAAGAGGTCCTTTTGCACCTGACTTTATCGATGTCTGGCACAGCAGATATCAATTCCAAAAAAGATATCGCTTAAAAGAATGA
- a CDS encoding ion channel, translating to MGWLLVIATTCIMVFSVNSLLKLPWEGYIFSLRNFVYLSLTYTVLLIGFAVIYTVMLIEGIKAVEPVNTYSFLDLFMTMLYFSAMMLFSVGNGEMIPEGTGRAVAVAAAFIGQVLPVTVIWTLIAKSDSQTFDK from the coding sequence ATGGGGTGGCTGCTTGTCATCGCAACAACATGTATCATGGTTTTCTCAGTTAACTCGTTATTGAAGCTCCCATGGGAAGGGTATATCTTTTCACTGAGAAACTTCGTCTATTTAAGCTTAACATACACGGTTTTATTAATTGGTTTTGCGGTTATTTATACTGTTATGCTCATAGAGGGCATAAAGGCCGTTGAACCTGTAAACACCTATTCATTTCTGGACCTTTTTATGACCATGCTATACTTCAGTGCAATGATGCTGTTTTCGGTTGGTAACGGGGAAATGATTCCTGAAGGTACTGGACGGGCAGTCGCAGTGGCAGCAGCATTTATCGGACAGGTTCTGCCAGTCACAGTTATCTGGACACTGATTGCTAAGTCTGACAGTCAAACTTTTGATAAATAA
- a CDS encoding nucleotidyltransferase-like protein: MEDILRPIYQERASQTNTLGIVIMEKRDKKSPITDTFDTILLIIVKEAEKPIFIKHYTYEDKKAAMHIVTEARLREWLLLGSNRKVVDWLLNGRAVFDRNEFIDQLRQELKDFPFYGRKIKMGIEYAKLIRRYMDGKSFFESKHFLDAYNHVVHSLHHLARLAVIENGFHPEVTVWNQVRQIEPEIYKLYEELVNSEESLEKRLELLFLASEFLIHSRMEVGSSHLVSIMEEKDSWSFQELHLHEELSYYSVDLAVMIEFLLDKGKINTQPVETKGKGIFHRHYYV; encoded by the coding sequence ATGGAAGATATTTTACGTCCGATCTATCAGGAGCGGGCCAGTCAGACTAACACATTAGGCATTGTCATTATGGAAAAACGCGATAAAAAAAGCCCCATTACTGATACATTCGATACCATTCTGCTGATCATTGTAAAGGAAGCGGAAAAGCCAATATTTATTAAGCATTACACATATGAAGACAAAAAAGCGGCTATGCATATCGTAACCGAAGCACGTTTGAGAGAATGGCTGCTGCTCGGATCAAACCGGAAAGTTGTAGATTGGCTTTTGAATGGAAGAGCTGTTTTTGATCGCAATGAATTTATCGATCAACTTCGTCAGGAATTAAAAGACTTTCCATTCTATGGACGTAAAATAAAAATGGGTATTGAATATGCCAAGCTGATCAGAAGATATATGGATGGTAAATCATTTTTTGAATCAAAACATTTTCTCGACGCTTATAACCATGTTGTACATTCACTGCACCATTTAGCCAGACTTGCTGTGATTGAAAACGGATTTCATCCTGAAGTAACAGTCTGGAATCAGGTGAGACAAATTGAGCCCGAGATCTACAAGCTGTATGAGGAGCTTGTGAATAGCGAAGAAAGTCTTGAAAAAAGACTTGAGCTTTTATTTCTTGCCAGTGAGTTCCTGATTCATTCGAGAATGGAAGTTGGTTCAAGTCACCTCGTTAGTATAATGGAAGAAAAGGACAGCTGGAGTTTTCAGGAGCTTCACTTGCATGAAGAGCTGAGCTATTATTCTGTTGACCTTGCAGTTATGATTGAATTCCTTTTGGATAAAGGTAAAATTAATACCCAGCCTGTAGAGACAAAAGGCAAAGGGATCTTTCATAGACATTACTATGTATGA
- a CDS encoding glutamate-1-semialdehyde 2,1-aminomutase has translation MKHTNSEALHSEALEHIVGGVNSPSRSYKAVGGGSPVAMERGKGAYFWDVDGNKYIDYLAAYGPIITGHAHPHITKAITHAAETGVLYGTPTKHEVTFAKMLKEAMPAMEKVRFVNSGTEAVMTTIRVARAYTGRDKIIKFAGCYHGHSDLVLVAAGSGPATLGTPDSAGVTKNIASEVITVPFNEIGPFKEALEKWGDEIAGVLVEPIVGNFGIVEPAEGFLQQVNELTHKAGALVIYDEVITAFRFMYGGAQDLLDIKPDLTAMGKIIGGGLPIGAYGGRVDIMEQIAPLGPAYQAGTMAGNPASIQAGIACLEVLKQPGVYEEMDRLGRILEEGILASAEKHDVTITVNRLKGALTIYFTDEKVVNYEQAEATDGETFARFFKLMLEQGINLAPSKYEAWFLTTEHTEEDIRQTLEAVDTAFSKL, from the coding sequence ATGAAGCATACGAATTCAGAAGCGCTACATAGTGAAGCACTCGAACATATTGTAGGTGGTGTTAACAGCCCGTCAAGATCGTATAAAGCAGTAGGAGGCGGTTCACCCGTTGCGATGGAAAGAGGGAAAGGTGCTTATTTCTGGGATGTTGATGGCAACAAGTATATCGACTACCTTGCAGCATACGGCCCGATTATTACCGGACATGCCCACCCGCACATTACAAAAGCCATCACACACGCAGCTGAAACAGGTGTACTTTACGGAACACCGACAAAGCATGAAGTCACTTTCGCCAAAATGCTGAAAGAAGCGATGCCGGCAATGGAAAAAGTACGTTTCGTCAATTCAGGTACAGAAGCAGTAATGACCACAATCCGTGTAGCAAGAGCTTATACAGGCAGGGATAAAATCATTAAATTTGCAGGCTGCTACCACGGGCACTCTGACCTTGTACTTGTTGCGGCCGGATCAGGTCCCGCTACGTTAGGTACACCTGATTCAGCCGGTGTTACGAAAAACATTGCAAGTGAAGTCATCACAGTTCCATTTAATGAAATTGGACCATTTAAAGAAGCACTTGAGAAATGGGGAGATGAAATTGCAGGTGTCCTCGTAGAACCGATTGTCGGGAACTTCGGTATCGTTGAACCTGCGGAAGGCTTTTTACAGCAGGTTAATGAATTGACTCATAAAGCCGGTGCACTGGTCATTTATGATGAAGTCATTACTGCTTTCCGTTTTATGTATGGCGGCGCTCAGGACCTGCTTGATATCAAGCCTGACCTGACAGCAATGGGTAAAATCATCGGCGGCGGACTGCCCATTGGCGCTTATGGCGGCCGTGTTGATATTATGGAACAGATCGCTCCGCTCGGCCCTGCATACCAGGCGGGCACAATGGCTGGTAATCCTGCTTCTATTCAGGCAGGTATTGCATGCCTTGAAGTTTTGAAGCAGCCTGGTGTGTATGAAGAGATGGACCGCCTTGGCCGGATCCTGGAAGAAGGCATTCTTGCTTCTGCCGAAAAACATGATGTGACCATCACGGTTAATCGCCTGAAGGGTGCACTCACGATCTACTTTACTGATGAAAAAGTTGTGAATTACGAGCAGGCCGAGGCAACGGACGGTGAGACCTTTGCACGCTTCTTTAAATTAATGCTTGAACAGGGAATCAACCTTGCACCATCAAAATATGAAGCCTGGTTCCTGACGACTGAGCATACTGAAGAAGATATCAGACAGACACTTGAAGCAGTGGATACTGCTTTTTCAAAATTATAA